A single region of the Geobacillus subterraneus genome encodes:
- a CDS encoding TlpA family protein disulfide reductase, with the protein MLRLQRSLMGSDPFGGVLLLITVLAVGWLSVNKTATREDTIHIRVKDIEGNTVNINDQKPTVLFFMAAWCVSCVDIEQNLKEVAKERNVQVVTVDVDPQTDAKEDLAAFQRTYGEDWPHVFDADLSLVKLFRVNSLDGVAGCCSLPQTGGISLRTRRFAQNALLEGCQ; encoded by the coding sequence TTGTTGCGGTTGCAACGAAGCTTAATGGGGAGCGATCCGTTTGGCGGGGTTCTCCTCCTCATCACAGTTTTGGCGGTGGGATGGTTGAGTGTAAACAAGACTGCAACAAGAGAGGACACCATCCACATTCGCGTGAAAGATATTGAGGGAAATACGGTCAACATCAATGACCAAAAGCCAACCGTCCTGTTCTTTATGGCCGCCTGGTGCGTTTCATGCGTTGATATCGAACAGAATTTGAAGGAAGTAGCAAAGGAAAGGAACGTTCAAGTGGTGACCGTCGATGTGGATCCCCAGACGGATGCAAAGGAAGATTTAGCAGCGTTTCAGCGAACGTATGGGGAGGATTGGCCGCATGTGTTTGATGCTGATCTTTCCCTTGTCAAGTTATTTAGGGTGAACTCGCTTGATGGCGTGGCTGGATGCTGTAGCTTGCCCCAAACTGGCGGGATCTCATTGAGAACAAGGAGATTTGCCCAAAATGCTCTGCTGGAGGGTTGCCAATAG
- a CDS encoding pirin family protein: MIQIDRASSRYHADYGWLKTYHSFSFGEYYDPNNIQFGPLRVLNDDFVAPLAGFGAHPHREMEIVSIVLKGYLQHEDSTGHKAVTTFGGVQRMSAGTGIVHSEVNPSATEEVNFLQLWFLPEEHGLTPSYERTEFPVEKMKNALLPVVAKQPSSPGIAHIHQDVTIYLSDLERGNELTFTQPEERKIFVFVIDGDLTLQGDALLQTRDAARITETPALRLSTNEGARFMLIDLPN; the protein is encoded by the coding sequence ATGATTCAGATTGACCGGGCTTCATCCCGTTATCATGCCGATTACGGTTGGCTGAAAACGTACCATAGTTTTTCGTTTGGCGAGTATTACGACCCGAACAACATCCAGTTTGGACCGCTGCGGGTGTTAAACGACGATTTCGTCGCACCGCTTGCCGGTTTTGGCGCTCACCCGCACCGGGAGATGGAAATTGTGTCGATCGTGTTGAAAGGGTACTTGCAACATGAAGACAGCACCGGGCATAAGGCCGTAACGACGTTTGGTGGTGTGCAGCGGATGTCTGCCGGCACCGGCATCGTTCACTCGGAAGTGAATCCGTCGGCGACCGAAGAAGTGAACTTTTTGCAGCTTTGGTTTTTGCCGGAAGAACACGGGTTAACGCCTTCGTACGAGCGGACCGAGTTTCCGGTCGAGAAGATGAAAAATGCGCTGCTGCCGGTCGTGGCCAAACAGCCTTCTTCGCCGGGGATTGCTCATATTCACCAAGATGTAACGATTTACTTGTCTGACTTAGAGAGAGGGAACGAACTGACGTTTACCCAGCCAGAGGAACGGAAAATCTTTGTCTTTGTCATTGATGGCGATTTGACATTACAAGGTGATGCTTTATTGCAGACGCGCGATGCAGCCCGCATAACGGAAACGCCGGCGCTTCGCTTGTCGACGAACGAAGGAGCGCGGTTCATGCTCATTGACTTGCCAAACTAA
- a CDS encoding S41 family peptidase — MKKTTTAALMAISMLIGAGGTYAGLQLAGGAEDSPMSAVMSAEPSKVTNDNEEMKKIRQAYELIKSRYVEKVDEEQLTEGAIQGMIGTLDDPYSVYMDAETTEQFNESLDSSFEGIGAEVSMIDGKVTIVAPIKNSPAEKAGLKPNDQILRVNGESLEGLDLYEAVLKIRGKKGTTVELEILRPGAKHVMKVKVVRDEIPIETVYEAVKTHDGKKAGYLQITSFSENTAADFKKKLAKLENEKIDGLIIDVRGNPGGYLQSVEEILKELVPKQKPYVQIEERDGDKQKFYSELTVKKPYPIVVLIDQGSASASEILAGAMKEAGGYKLVGETTFGKGTVQQAIPMGDGSNIKLTLYKWLTPDGHWIHKKGIKPDVAVAQPEFFHVTPLHVEKPFAYDMNDEQIASAQKMLKGLGFDPGRTDGYFSKETETAVKAFQKANQLPATGRIDETTADVLQAKIMEAIRDPKHDVQLKAALDVLFP, encoded by the coding sequence GTGAAAAAAACGACGACGGCCGCATTGATGGCCATATCGATGCTCATCGGGGCCGGCGGGACGTATGCTGGCTTGCAGCTGGCCGGCGGGGCGGAGGACAGTCCGATGTCAGCGGTCATGTCCGCTGAACCGTCCAAAGTAACAAACGATAACGAAGAGATGAAAAAAATCCGCCAGGCGTATGAGCTGATCAAAAGCCGGTACGTGGAAAAGGTCGATGAGGAACAATTGACGGAAGGCGCCATTCAAGGCATGATTGGCACGCTTGATGATCCATATTCCGTCTACATGGATGCGGAAACGACCGAACAGTTTAATGAGTCGCTCGACTCGTCATTTGAAGGGATCGGCGCTGAAGTAAGCATGATCGACGGGAAAGTGACGATCGTCGCGCCGATTAAAAACTCACCGGCAGAAAAAGCGGGACTGAAACCGAACGACCAAATTTTGCGCGTGAACGGGGAAAGCCTTGAAGGGCTCGATTTGTATGAGGCGGTGCTGAAAATCCGCGGCAAAAAAGGGACGACGGTGGAGCTTGAGATTCTCCGCCCAGGCGCGAAACATGTCATGAAAGTCAAAGTCGTCCGTGACGAAATCCCAATCGAAACGGTGTATGAGGCGGTCAAAACGCATGACGGCAAAAAGGCCGGCTACTTGCAAATTACGTCGTTTTCGGAAAACACGGCCGCTGACTTTAAAAAGAAATTGGCGAAGCTTGAAAACGAAAAAATCGACGGGCTTATTATCGACGTACGCGGCAATCCAGGCGGCTATTTGCAAAGCGTCGAGGAAATTTTAAAAGAGCTCGTCCCGAAACAGAAACCGTATGTGCAAATTGAAGAGCGCGATGGCGACAAACAAAAATTTTATTCTGAGTTAACGGTGAAAAAACCGTATCCGATCGTTGTGCTCATCGACCAAGGCAGCGCGTCGGCGTCAGAAATTTTAGCCGGCGCGATGAAGGAAGCAGGCGGCTATAAGCTCGTCGGCGAGACGACGTTCGGCAAAGGGACGGTGCAGCAGGCCATCCCGATGGGCGACGGCAGCAACATTAAGCTGACGCTCTACAAATGGTTGACGCCGGATGGACATTGGATTCATAAAAAAGGAATCAAGCCGGATGTGGCGGTTGCGCAGCCTGAGTTTTTCCACGTCACTCCGCTCCATGTGGAAAAACCGTTCGCGTATGATATGAATGATGAACAAATTGCCAGCGCGCAAAAAATGTTAAAAGGGCTCGGGTTTGACCCGGGTCGTACGGACGGCTACTTCAGCAAAGAAACGGAAACAGCGGTGAAAGCATTCCAAAAAGCAAATCAGCTCCCGGCCACCGGACGGATCGATGAAACGACGGCTGACGTACTGCAAGCGAAAATTATGGAAGCGATCCGCGACCCGAAGCACGACGTACAGTTGAAAGCAGCATTAGATGTGTTATTCCCATAA
- a CDS encoding MerR family transcriptional regulator: protein MELKTADVAARLGVSPKTVQRWVRKYDIPLRKNEAGHYLFDEKTVALLERVKFEQGAALEAPPAPDRPSTPPRNVPIDALFQGYVEPQLTRVASRLDQLEQQLEQKADDVVSIQLLHHRREMEEITARLTALEQLVARLEQQLNNRPPSSHETPDEPKRKRRGLGRVMGLFA, encoded by the coding sequence ATGGAATTAAAAACAGCCGATGTCGCCGCCCGACTTGGAGTCTCGCCGAAAACGGTTCAACGCTGGGTGCGGAAATATGACATTCCGCTGCGGAAAAACGAAGCTGGCCACTATTTGTTTGATGAAAAAACAGTCGCCTTGCTCGAACGGGTCAAATTTGAACAAGGCGCGGCACTCGAAGCGCCTCCGGCACCTGACCGTCCCTCGACACCGCCGCGGAACGTTCCCATTGACGCTTTGTTTCAAGGATATGTCGAACCACAATTAACCCGGGTAGCCTCGCGCCTTGATCAACTCGAACAACAATTAGAACAAAAAGCGGATGACGTTGTTTCGATTCAGCTTCTTCATCACCGCCGGGAAATGGAAGAAATCACTGCCCGCCTCACCGCCCTCGAGCAGCTTGTCGCCCGTCTCGAACAGCAGCTGAACAATCGGCCGCCTTCCTCCCATGAAACACCGGACGAACCAAAGCGGAAACGGCGCGGTCTCGGGCGGGTGATGGGGTTGTTTGCTTGA
- a CDS encoding PDZ domain-containing protein — MAAWGLELLEGIAAVWRQPLLYYGVFLAIVAGWRRMKRERRDFHVRIHHPWQEWRGLWTWGWAAGAVLSAAAIIVGIALPREAVWMVTALTVVIGLTMEARLLSPAYTVGGALVLLGLAGPSGMVGRIFPDGATAGTSLTLLLVLLLLAEGWLILRSRNGAVSPQLAKSKRGMTVGMQWAQRFWFVPLVLPVSGGALPPASWWPLLPAGDGYSFWLVPFLLGFSQRRQHIMPPEAAREEGRRVLRLALLVTLPAVFSVWYAPLAFVAGVMAIVGREWIAFSGHRDDRARPPRFARHSQGLVIVGVLPGSKAEKMGLQIGEIIMKANGVPVRTEAEFYEALQRNRAFCKLDVVGHNGEVRFVQGALYEDEHHELGLLFVRNRDASASEAVS; from the coding sequence ATGGCAGCATGGGGGTTGGAACTGCTTGAAGGCATCGCGGCCGTATGGCGGCAGCCGCTCCTTTATTATGGCGTCTTTTTAGCGATTGTCGCCGGCTGGCGGCGGATGAAGCGGGAGCGCCGTGACTTTCATGTGCGCATCCATCATCCGTGGCAAGAATGGCGCGGGCTCTGGACATGGGGATGGGCAGCCGGCGCGGTGTTGTCCGCGGCGGCGATCATCGTTGGGATCGCGTTGCCGCGCGAGGCGGTGTGGATGGTGACCGCGCTGACCGTTGTCATCGGCTTAACGATGGAGGCGCGCCTATTGTCGCCGGCGTATACGGTTGGCGGTGCGCTCGTGCTGCTCGGTTTAGCCGGGCCAAGCGGGATGGTGGGCCGCATATTCCCCGATGGCGCAACGGCGGGGACGTCTTTGACTTTGTTGCTTGTGCTGCTGCTGTTGGCGGAAGGATGGCTCATCCTCCGCTCGCGGAACGGGGCCGTCTCACCGCAGCTGGCCAAAAGCAAGCGGGGGATGACAGTCGGCATGCAATGGGCGCAGCGCTTTTGGTTTGTGCCGCTCGTGCTCCCGGTATCCGGCGGTGCGCTGCCGCCGGCCTCGTGGTGGCCGCTTCTTCCGGCCGGGGACGGGTATTCATTTTGGCTTGTGCCGTTTCTTCTCGGCTTTTCGCAACGCCGGCAGCACATCATGCCGCCGGAAGCGGCGCGGGAGGAGGGACGGCGTGTGCTTCGGCTTGCGCTTCTTGTCACTCTGCCGGCTGTTTTTAGCGTGTGGTACGCACCGCTGGCGTTTGTCGCAGGAGTTATGGCGATCGTCGGCCGCGAGTGGATCGCTTTTTCCGGGCACCGCGATGACCGCGCCCGCCCGCCCCGTTTCGCCCGCCATTCGCAAGGGCTGGTGATCGTCGGCGTGCTCCCCGGCTCGAAAGCGGAGAAAATGGGGCTGCAAATCGGAGAAATCATTATGAAAGCGAATGGCGTCCCCGTGCGGACGGAGGCGGAGTTTTACGAAGCGCTGCAGCGCAACCGGGCGTTTTGTAAGCTTGATGTTGTCGGGCATAACGGCGAAGTCCGCTTTGTCCAAGGGGCGTTGTATGAAGATGAGCACCATGAGCTGGGCTTGCTGTTTGTGCGCAATCGGGACGCGTCGGCGTCCGAAGCTGTTTCGTAA
- a CDS encoding CsbA family protein, which translates to MWFLAALIIPCLLVLLFTRVTYNRYIALLLTIALLVASYVKGYTDELHEIVADIASTITGFLLAGRMLDNLKK; encoded by the coding sequence ATGTGGTTTCTCGCGGCACTCATCATTCCGTGCCTGCTTGTCTTGTTGTTTACCCGGGTGACTTATAACCGATACATCGCGTTGTTATTGACGATCGCGTTGCTTGTCGCTTCGTATGTCAAAGGGTATACGGACGAACTGCATGAAATTGTCGCCGATATTGCATCGACGATCACCGGCTTCTTGTTGGCCGGACGGATGTTGGACAATTTGAAGAAGTGA
- the uvrB gene encoding excinuclease ABC subunit UvrB: MDDRFQLVSSYQPQGDQPQAIEQLVDGLMRGVKHQTLLGATGTGKTFTISNVIAQVNKPTLVIAHNKTLAGQLYSELKEFFPYNAVEYFVSYYDYYQPEAYVPQTDTYIEKDAKINDEIDKLRHSATSALFERRDVIIVASVSCIYGLGSPEEYRELVVSLRVGMEIERNTLLRRLVDIQYDRNDIDFRRGTFRVRGDVVEIFPASRDEHCIRVEFFGDEIDRIREVDALTGEVLGEREHVAIFPASHFVTREEKMRLAIQNIEQELEERLAELREQGKLLEAQRLEQRTRYDLEMMREMGFCSGIENYSRHLALRPPGSTPYTLLDYFPDDFLIIIDESHVTLPQLRGMYNGDRARKQVLVDHGFRLPSALDNRPLTFEEFEQKINQIIYVSATPGPYELEHSPGVVEQIIRPTGLLDPTIDVRPIAGQIDDLIGEIRERVERNERTLVTTLTKKMAEDLTDYLKEAGLKVAYLHSEIKTLERIEIIRDLRLGKYDVLVGINLLREGLDIPEVSLVAILDADKEGFLRSERSLIQTIGRAARNANGHVIMYADTVTKSMEIAIQETKRRRAIQEEYNRKHGIVPRTIQKEIRDVIRATYAAEETETYEAKPAAASMTKQEREALIRQLEAEMKEAAKALDFERAAQLRDAIFELKAEG; encoded by the coding sequence GTGGACGACCGTTTTCAATTAGTGTCATCGTATCAACCGCAAGGCGATCAGCCGCAGGCGATTGAACAATTGGTTGACGGTTTAATGCGCGGAGTGAAGCACCAAACGCTGCTCGGGGCGACGGGAACGGGCAAAACGTTCACCATCTCGAACGTCATCGCCCAAGTGAACAAGCCGACGCTTGTGATCGCCCATAACAAAACGCTCGCTGGACAGTTGTACAGCGAGCTGAAGGAGTTTTTCCCGTACAACGCCGTCGAATACTTTGTCAGCTACTACGACTATTATCAGCCGGAAGCGTATGTGCCGCAAACGGATACGTATATTGAAAAAGATGCGAAAATTAACGACGAGATCGATAAATTGCGGCACTCGGCGACATCGGCGCTGTTTGAGCGGCGGGACGTCATCATCGTCGCCAGCGTGTCGTGCATTTACGGCTTAGGGTCGCCGGAAGAATACCGCGAGCTTGTCGTTTCGCTGCGCGTCGGCATGGAGATCGAGCGCAACACGTTGCTGCGGCGGTTGGTCGATATCCAGTACGACCGCAATGATATCGACTTCCGGCGCGGCACGTTTCGCGTCCGCGGCGATGTCGTCGAGATTTTTCCGGCGTCGCGCGATGAGCATTGCATCCGCGTCGAGTTTTTTGGCGATGAAATCGACCGCATTCGCGAAGTCGACGCCTTGACCGGTGAAGTGCTCGGCGAGCGTGAGCACGTCGCCATTTTCCCGGCGTCGCACTTTGTCACGCGCGAGGAGAAAATGCGGCTTGCGATTCAAAACATCGAACAAGAGCTCGAGGAGCGACTTGCCGAGCTGCGCGAACAAGGAAAGCTGTTAGAAGCGCAGCGGCTCGAGCAACGGACGCGCTATGACCTTGAAATGATGCGCGAAATGGGCTTTTGTTCCGGAATCGAAAACTACTCGCGCCATTTGGCGCTCCGACCGCCGGGTTCAACGCCGTATACGCTGCTTGACTATTTTCCGGACGATTTTTTGATCATCATCGATGAATCGCACGTCACGCTGCCGCAGCTGCGCGGCATGTACAACGGCGACCGGGCGCGCAAGCAAGTGCTCGTCGACCATGGCTTTCGCCTGCCGTCGGCGCTCGATAACCGTCCGCTTACCTTTGAAGAGTTCGAGCAAAAAATCAACCAAATTATTTATGTCTCCGCGACGCCGGGGCCGTATGAGCTTGAACATAGCCCGGGTGTGGTTGAACAAATCATCCGCCCGACCGGGCTTCTCGATCCGACGATTGACGTTCGTCCGATCGCCGGGCAAATTGACGATTTGATCGGGGAAATTCGCGAACGCGTTGAGCGGAACGAGCGGACATTGGTGACGACGCTGACGAAAAAAATGGCGGAAGATTTAACGGATTACTTAAAAGAGGCGGGATTGAAAGTCGCCTATTTGCATTCGGAAATTAAAACGCTTGAGCGCATTGAAATCATCCGTGATTTGCGGCTTGGCAAATATGATGTGTTAGTCGGCATCAACTTGCTTCGCGAAGGGCTCGATATTCCGGAAGTGTCGCTTGTCGCCATTTTGGACGCCGACAAAGAAGGATTTTTGCGTTCGGAGCGCTCGCTCATCCAGACGATCGGCCGCGCGGCGCGCAACGCGAACGGCCATGTGATCATGTACGCCGATACGGTGACGAAATCGATGGAAATCGCCATTCAAGAGACGAAGCGGCGCCGGGCGATTCAAGAGGAATACAACCGCAAACATGGCATCGTGCCGCGCACGATCCAAAAGGAGATTCGCGATGTGATCCGCGCGACGTATGCGGCCGAAGAAACGGAAACGTACGAGGCGAAGCCGGCGGCCGCCAGCATGACAAAACAAGAACGGGAAGCGCTCATCCGCCAGCTGGAAGCGGAGATGAAAGAAGCGGCCAAAGCGCTCGACTTCGAGCGGGCCGCCCAGCTGCGCGATGCGATTTTCGAGTTGAAAGCGGAAGGATGA
- the uvrA gene encoding excinuclease ABC subunit UvrA, with amino-acid sequence MNGTDKIIVKGARAHNLKNIDVEIPRGQLVVLTGLSGSGKSSLAFDTIYAEGQRRYVESLSAYARQFLGQMDKPDVDAIEGLSPAISIDQKTTSRNPRSTVGTVTEIYDYLRLLFARIGRPFCPTHGIEIQSQTIEQMVDRLLAYPERTKMQILAPIVSGRKGTHAKVLDDIRKQGYVRVRIDGEMRELTEDIELEKNKKHSIDVIVDRIVIKDGITSRLADSLETALKLADGKVIVDVVGQEELLFSEKHACPYCGFSIGELEPRLFSFNSPFGACPDCDGLGVKLEVDPDLIIPNDELTLKEHAIAPWEPQSSQYYPQLLEAVCRHYGIPMDVPVKELPKEQLEKILYGSGGEPIYFRYTTDFGQVREQYIQFEGVIPNVERRYRETSSDYIREQMEKYMAEQPCPTCQGYRLKKESLAVLVGGKHIGEVTAMSVTEALAFFDGLELTEKEAQIARLILREIRDRLGFLQNVGLDYLTLSRSAGTLSGGEAQRIRLATQIGSRLTGVLYVLDEPSIGLHQRDNDRLIATLKSMRDLGNTLIVVEHDEDTMLAADYLIDIGPGAGIHGGEVVAAGTPEEVMNDPNSLTGQYLSGKKFIPIPAERRQPDGRWLEVVGAREHNLKNVSVNIPLGTFVAVTGVSGSGKSTLVNEVLYKALAQKLHRAKAKPGEHRDIRGLEHLDKVIDIDQSPIGRTPRSNPATYTGVFDDIRDVFAATNEAKVRGYKKGRFSFNVKGGRCEACHGDGIIKIEMHFLPDVYVPCEVCHGKRYNRETLEVTYKGKTIADVLDMTVEDALDFFASIPKIKRKLETLYDVGLGYMKLGQPATTLSGGEAQRVKLAAELHRRSNGRTLYILDEPTTGLHVDDIARLLDVLHRLVDNGDTVLVIEHNLDVIKTADYIIDLGPEGGDRGGQIVAAGTPEHVAGVEASYTGRYLKPILERDRARMQAWYEAAKA; translated from the coding sequence GTGAACGGAACGGATAAAATTATCGTCAAAGGGGCGCGTGCCCATAACTTAAAAAACATTGACGTTGAAATCCCGCGCGGACAGCTCGTTGTGTTGACCGGGTTGTCTGGGTCGGGCAAGTCGTCGTTGGCGTTTGACACGATTTACGCGGAAGGGCAGCGGCGCTACGTCGAGTCGCTATCGGCGTACGCCCGCCAGTTTTTAGGACAGATGGACAAACCGGATGTCGATGCGATCGAAGGGCTGTCGCCGGCCATTTCGATCGACCAAAAAACGACGAGCCGCAACCCGCGCTCCACGGTCGGCACGGTGACGGAAATTTACGATTATTTGCGGCTGCTGTTCGCCCGCATCGGCCGGCCGTTCTGCCCGACGCACGGCATCGAAATTCAATCGCAGACGATCGAGCAAATGGTCGACCGGCTGCTCGCGTACCCGGAGCGGACGAAAATGCAAATTCTTGCTCCGATCGTCTCGGGAAGAAAAGGGACGCATGCGAAAGTGCTTGACGATATCCGCAAGCAAGGGTATGTGCGCGTCCGCATTGACGGCGAGATGCGCGAGTTGACCGAAGACATTGAGCTGGAAAAAAACAAAAAACATTCGATTGATGTCATCGTCGACCGGATCGTGATCAAAGACGGCATCACATCAAGGCTCGCCGATTCGCTGGAGACGGCATTGAAGCTCGCGGACGGCAAAGTGATCGTTGACGTCGTCGGCCAGGAGGAGCTGTTGTTCAGCGAAAAGCACGCCTGCCCGTATTGCGGCTTTTCGATCGGGGAGCTTGAGCCGCGCCTGTTTTCGTTCAACAGCCCGTTTGGCGCCTGTCCGGACTGCGACGGGCTCGGGGTGAAGCTCGAAGTCGATCCGGACCTTATCATCCCGAACGATGAATTGACATTGAAGGAGCACGCCATCGCTCCGTGGGAGCCGCAAAGCTCGCAATATTACCCGCAGCTGCTTGAGGCGGTGTGCCGCCATTACGGCATCCCGATGGACGTGCCGGTAAAAGAGCTGCCAAAAGAGCAGCTGGAGAAGATTTTGTACGGCAGCGGCGGGGAGCCGATTTATTTCCGCTATACGACCGATTTTGGCCAGGTGCGCGAACAATATATCCAGTTTGAAGGCGTCATTCCGAACGTCGAACGCCGTTACCGGGAGACAAGCTCCGATTACATCCGCGAACAAATGGAAAAATATATGGCCGAACAGCCGTGCCCGACGTGCCAAGGCTATCGGCTGAAAAAAGAAAGCCTCGCCGTCTTGGTCGGCGGCAAGCATATCGGCGAAGTGACCGCGATGTCGGTGACCGAAGCGCTCGCCTTTTTTGACGGATTGGAACTGACGGAAAAAGAAGCGCAAATCGCCCGCCTCATTTTGCGTGAAATTCGCGACCGGCTCGGCTTCTTGCAAAACGTCGGCCTCGACTATTTGACGCTCAGCCGCTCAGCGGGCACGCTTTCCGGCGGCGAGGCGCAGCGCATCCGGTTAGCGACGCAAATCGGCTCGCGGCTGACGGGGGTGTTGTACGTGCTCGATGAGCCGTCGATCGGACTGCATCAGCGCGACAACGACCGGCTGATCGCGACGTTAAAAAGCATGCGCGACCTTGGCAATACGCTCATTGTCGTCGAACATGACGAAGATACGATGCTTGCGGCCGACTATTTGATTGACATCGGCCCAGGGGCGGGCATTCACGGCGGCGAGGTCGTCGCGGCCGGCACGCCGGAAGAGGTGATGAATGATCCGAACTCGCTCACCGGTCAATATTTATCCGGGAAAAAATTCATCCCGATCCCGGCCGAACGGCGCCAGCCGGACGGACGGTGGCTCGAGGTCGTCGGCGCCCGCGAGCACAACTTGAAAAACGTCTCGGTGAACATCCCGCTCGGCACGTTCGTCGCTGTCACCGGGGTGTCGGGTTCAGGCAAAAGCACGCTCGTGAACGAGGTGCTTTATAAGGCGCTCGCGCAAAAGCTGCACCGGGCAAAAGCGAAACCGGGGGAACATCGCGACATCCGCGGGCTTGAGCACCTCGACAAAGTGATTGACATCGACCAGTCGCCGATCGGCCGCACCCCGCGGTCGAACCCAGCGACCTACACCGGGGTGTTTGATGACATTCGCGACGTGTTTGCTGCCACGAACGAAGCGAAAGTGCGCGGCTACAAAAAAGGGCGCTTCAGCTTCAACGTCAAAGGCGGGCGCTGCGAGGCGTGCCATGGCGATGGGATCATCAAAATTGAAATGCACTTTTTGCCGGACGTATACGTCCCTTGCGAAGTATGCCACGGCAAACGGTACAACCGCGAGACGCTTGAAGTGACATACAAAGGGAAAACTATCGCCGACGTGCTGGACATGACGGTCGAAGATGCGCTGGACTTTTTCGCTTCGATTCCGAAAATTAAGCGCAAGCTAGAGACGTTGTATGATGTCGGCCTCGGCTATATGAAGCTCGGCCAGCCGGCGACAACGCTCTCCGGCGGCGAGGCGCAGCGCGTCAAGCTCGCTGCCGAGCTGCACCGCCGCTCGAACGGCCGGACGCTCTACATTTTAGACGAGCCGACGACCGGGCTGCACGTCGATGACATCGCCCGTCTGCTTGATGTGCTTCATCGGCTGGTCGACAACGGCGATACGGTGCTTGTCATCGAACACAACTTGGACGTCATTAAAACGGCTGATTACATCATTGACCTAGGTCCGGAAGGCGGCGACCGCGGCGGGCAAATTGTCGCGGCCGGCACGCCGGAACACGTGGCTGGGGTCGAAGCTTCCTACACCGGCCGCTATTTGAAACCGATTTTGGAGCGCGACCGGGCGCGCATGCAGGCGTGGTATGAGGCGGCAAAGGCGTAA
- a CDS encoding DUF4870 domain-containing protein, translating into MSTNKVLSALCYFSVFFAPFILPIVTYFVVEDPEVKHHAKRSLVSHLIPAITIGLFLALAFVPVMFGQWGEESFLFGGGIAWFGFLVAGLVNFVVVIWNVIKGIQVLK; encoded by the coding sequence TTGTCGACCAATAAAGTCCTATCTGCTCTTTGCTATTTCAGCGTCTTTTTCGCGCCGTTCATTTTGCCGATCGTGACGTATTTTGTTGTGGAAGATCCCGAGGTGAAACACCACGCGAAACGGTCGCTCGTCTCTCATTTAATTCCAGCTATTACCATTGGTTTGTTTCTGGCGTTGGCCTTTGTTCCTGTGATGTTTGGTCAATGGGGAGAGGAATCGTTCTTGTTTGGCGGCGGCATCGCCTGGTTCGGGTTTCTCGTTGCCGGATTGGTGAACTTCGTTGTCGTCATTTGGAATGTCATCAAAGGAATTCAAGTGTTAAAATAA
- a CDS encoding phage holin family protein: MLHWLIGVFINTVLLMAIDGYFDDIHFSGIGAAFLASLILAVLNAVVRPVLILLTLPVTVLTLGLFLFVINAITLMMTAGLMGDAFQIGGFGTALLASIVLSFFHLLVQKAIIEPLRDRS; this comes from the coding sequence ATGCTCCATTGGTTGATTGGCGTGTTTATTAATACGGTGCTGCTTATGGCGATTGACGGGTATTTTGACGATATTCATTTCAGCGGCATTGGCGCCGCGTTTTTGGCGAGCTTGATTTTGGCGGTGTTAAATGCCGTTGTCCGTCCGGTGCTTATTTTATTGACGCTGCCGGTGACCGTATTGACGCTCGGGTTGTTTTTGTTTGTCATTAACGCCATCACGCTCATGATGACAGCGGGGCTCATGGGCGATGCGTTTCAAATTGGAGGGTTCGGCACGGCGCTGCTCGCATCGATCGTCTTGTCGTTTTTCCACCTGCTCGTGCAAAAAGCGATTATCGAGCCGCTGCGCGATCGGTCGTAA